A DNA window from Porites lutea chromosome 6, jaPorLute2.1, whole genome shotgun sequence contains the following coding sequences:
- the LOC140940026 gene encoding uncharacterized protein isoform X5 gives MATSGKQNCDSVCASFGLQCAGTGQSFPNSSALSIFESLGITCDTKNDTDYYFYKDQPNYISASPPSKNLQWAGRCTGFKAIPSTIDCYTANNDNVRRLCPCKNASGTKSPTQSAPALNTHGHEIKSSTSGGKVSSAQTRTSQEHSIGNNAPQRKIEYEEEESNSVKRIALFAVTAILAGGLLLCILVLLFLFIWRRHLSTMKRDKEPHNEKYRVEYHINNNSTDVQNMMDGLSMEPEREEEGDSYRERKTADLSIRNPNVDKEVRNSVVEESSSYEKSTDNVLYVSGSGEAHIALSKEQTPSDYERLF, from the exons ATGGCGACAAGTGGGAAACAGAACTGTGACTCAGTTTGCGCCTCCTTTGGTCTTCAATGTGCTGGAACAGGCCAGAGCTTTCCAAACTCATCTGCTTTATCCATATTTGAGTCTTTAGGAATTACCTGTGATACGAAAAACGACACAGATTATTACTTTTACAAAGACCAACCAAACTATATATCTGCATCGCCGCCATCCAAAAATCTGCAATGGGCAGGTAGATGCACTGGATTCAAAGCTATACCCAGTACTATTGACTGTTACACGGCCAATAATGACAACGTCCGTAGACTCTGCCCATGTAAAAACGCTTCAG GAACCAAGTCACCAACGCAGTCGGCTCCAGCACTGAATACACATGGTCATGAGATAAAATCTTCGACCTCAGGAGGAAAAGTATCATCTGCTCAAACCAGAACTTCACAAGAGCATTCAATTGGAAATAATGCCCCTCAGCGTAAAATAGAGTATGAAGAAGAAGAATCTAATAGTGTGAAAAGGATAGCTCTTTTCGCAGTCACCGCTATCTTAGCTGGTGGCTTGTTACTATGTATTTTGGTCCTACTGTTTCTATTCATATGGAGGAGGCATTTAAG CACAATGAAAAGAGACAAGGAACCTCACAATGAAAAATATCGCGTTGAATATCacataaacaacaacagcacaGATGTTCAGAATATGATGGATGGTTTATCTATGGAGCCAGAGAGGGAGGAGGAAGGCGACAG CTACCGTGAAAGGAAAACTGCCGATCTGTCAATTCGCAACCCAAATGTCGACAAGGAAGTCAGAAATTCAGTGGTCGAAGAATCCAG CAGTTATGAAAAATCCACTGATAACGTTCTATATGTCAG TGGTTCCGGTGAAGCACATATTGCCCTGTCTAAAGAACAGACACCATCGGATTACGAAAG ACTGTTTTAA
- the LOC140940026 gene encoding uncharacterized protein isoform X3, producing MSARVAFLALISTTFTTSIWASVAGIKYFMATSGKQNCDSVCASFGLQCAGTGQSFPNSSALSIFESLGITCDTKNDTDYYFYKDQPNYISASPPSKNLQWAGRCTGFKAIPSTIDCYTANNDNVRRLCPCKNASGTKSPTQSAPALNTHGHEIKSSTSGGKVSSAQTRTSQEHSIGNNAPQRKIEYEEEESNSVKRIALFAVTAILAGGLLLCILVLLFLFIWRRHLSTMKRDKEPHNEKYRVEYHINNNSTDVQNMMDGLSMEPEREEEGDSYRERKTADLSIRNPNVDKEVRNSVVEESSSYEKSTDNVLYVRLF from the exons ATGTCTGCAAGGGTAGCATTTCTTGCCTTGATTTCAACGACCTTCACGACCAGCATATGGGCAAGCGTTGCAG GTATCAAGTATTTTATGGCGACAAGTGGGAAACAGAACTGTGACTCAGTTTGCGCCTCCTTTGGTCTTCAATGTGCTGGAACAGGCCAGAGCTTTCCAAACTCATCTGCTTTATCCATATTTGAGTCTTTAGGAATTACCTGTGATACGAAAAACGACACAGATTATTACTTTTACAAAGACCAACCAAACTATATATCTGCATCGCCGCCATCCAAAAATCTGCAATGGGCAGGTAGATGCACTGGATTCAAAGCTATACCCAGTACTATTGACTGTTACACGGCCAATAATGACAACGTCCGTAGACTCTGCCCATGTAAAAACGCTTCAG GAACCAAGTCACCAACGCAGTCGGCTCCAGCACTGAATACACATGGTCATGAGATAAAATCTTCGACCTCAGGAGGAAAAGTATCATCTGCTCAAACCAGAACTTCACAAGAGCATTCAATTGGAAATAATGCCCCTCAGCGTAAAATAGAGTATGAAGAAGAAGAATCTAATAGTGTGAAAAGGATAGCTCTTTTCGCAGTCACCGCTATCTTAGCTGGTGGCTTGTTACTATGTATTTTGGTCCTACTGTTTCTATTCATATGGAGGAGGCATTTAAG CACAATGAAAAGAGACAAGGAACCTCACAATGAAAAATATCGCGTTGAATATCacataaacaacaacagcacaGATGTTCAGAATATGATGGATGGTTTATCTATGGAGCCAGAGAGGGAGGAGGAAGGCGACAG CTACCGTGAAAGGAAAACTGCCGATCTGTCAATTCGCAACCCAAATGTCGACAAGGAAGTCAGAAATTCAGTGGTCGAAGAATCCAG CAGTTATGAAAAATCCACTGATAACGTTCTATATGTCAG ACTGTTTTAA
- the LOC140940026 gene encoding uncharacterized protein isoform X1 → MSARVAFLALISTTFTTSIWASVAGIKYFMATSGKQNCDSVCASFGLQCAGTGQSFPNSSALSIFESLGITCDTKNDTDYYFYKDQPNYISASPPSKNLQWAGRCTGFKAIPSTIDCYTANNDNVRRLCPCKNASGTKSPTQSAPALNTHGHEIKSSTSGGKVSSAQTRTSQEHSIGNNAPQRKIEYEEEESNSVKRIALFAVTAILAGGLLLCILVLLFLFIWRRHLSTMKRDKEPHNEKYRVEYHINNNSTDVQNMMDGLSMEPEREEEGDSYRERKTADLSIRNPNVDKEVRNSVVEESSSYEKSTDNVLYVSGSGEAHIALSKEQTPSDYERLF, encoded by the exons ATGTCTGCAAGGGTAGCATTTCTTGCCTTGATTTCAACGACCTTCACGACCAGCATATGGGCAAGCGTTGCAG GTATCAAGTATTTTATGGCGACAAGTGGGAAACAGAACTGTGACTCAGTTTGCGCCTCCTTTGGTCTTCAATGTGCTGGAACAGGCCAGAGCTTTCCAAACTCATCTGCTTTATCCATATTTGAGTCTTTAGGAATTACCTGTGATACGAAAAACGACACAGATTATTACTTTTACAAAGACCAACCAAACTATATATCTGCATCGCCGCCATCCAAAAATCTGCAATGGGCAGGTAGATGCACTGGATTCAAAGCTATACCCAGTACTATTGACTGTTACACGGCCAATAATGACAACGTCCGTAGACTCTGCCCATGTAAAAACGCTTCAG GAACCAAGTCACCAACGCAGTCGGCTCCAGCACTGAATACACATGGTCATGAGATAAAATCTTCGACCTCAGGAGGAAAAGTATCATCTGCTCAAACCAGAACTTCACAAGAGCATTCAATTGGAAATAATGCCCCTCAGCGTAAAATAGAGTATGAAGAAGAAGAATCTAATAGTGTGAAAAGGATAGCTCTTTTCGCAGTCACCGCTATCTTAGCTGGTGGCTTGTTACTATGTATTTTGGTCCTACTGTTTCTATTCATATGGAGGAGGCATTTAAG CACAATGAAAAGAGACAAGGAACCTCACAATGAAAAATATCGCGTTGAATATCacataaacaacaacagcacaGATGTTCAGAATATGATGGATGGTTTATCTATGGAGCCAGAGAGGGAGGAGGAAGGCGACAG CTACCGTGAAAGGAAAACTGCCGATCTGTCAATTCGCAACCCAAATGTCGACAAGGAAGTCAGAAATTCAGTGGTCGAAGAATCCAG CAGTTATGAAAAATCCACTGATAACGTTCTATATGTCAG TGGTTCCGGTGAAGCACATATTGCCCTGTCTAAAGAACAGACACCATCGGATTACGAAAG ACTGTTTTAA
- the LOC140940026 gene encoding uncharacterized protein isoform X4, whose product MSARVAFLALISTTFTTSIWASVAGIKYFMATSGKQNCDSVCASFGLQCAGTGQSFPNSSALSIFESLGITCDTKNDTDYYFYKDQPNYISASPPSKNLQWAGRCTGFKAIPSTIDCYTANNDNVRRLCPCKNASGTKSPTQSAPALNTHGHEIKSSTSGGKVSSAQTRTSQEHSIGNNAPQRKIEYEEEESNSVKRIALFAVTAILAGGLLLCILVLLFLFIWRRHLSTMKRDKEPHNEKYRVEYHINNNSTDVQNMMDGLSMEPEREEEGDSYRERKTADLSIRNPNVDKEVRNSVVEESSYEKSTDNVLYVRLF is encoded by the exons ATGTCTGCAAGGGTAGCATTTCTTGCCTTGATTTCAACGACCTTCACGACCAGCATATGGGCAAGCGTTGCAG GTATCAAGTATTTTATGGCGACAAGTGGGAAACAGAACTGTGACTCAGTTTGCGCCTCCTTTGGTCTTCAATGTGCTGGAACAGGCCAGAGCTTTCCAAACTCATCTGCTTTATCCATATTTGAGTCTTTAGGAATTACCTGTGATACGAAAAACGACACAGATTATTACTTTTACAAAGACCAACCAAACTATATATCTGCATCGCCGCCATCCAAAAATCTGCAATGGGCAGGTAGATGCACTGGATTCAAAGCTATACCCAGTACTATTGACTGTTACACGGCCAATAATGACAACGTCCGTAGACTCTGCCCATGTAAAAACGCTTCAG GAACCAAGTCACCAACGCAGTCGGCTCCAGCACTGAATACACATGGTCATGAGATAAAATCTTCGACCTCAGGAGGAAAAGTATCATCTGCTCAAACCAGAACTTCACAAGAGCATTCAATTGGAAATAATGCCCCTCAGCGTAAAATAGAGTATGAAGAAGAAGAATCTAATAGTGTGAAAAGGATAGCTCTTTTCGCAGTCACCGCTATCTTAGCTGGTGGCTTGTTACTATGTATTTTGGTCCTACTGTTTCTATTCATATGGAGGAGGCATTTAAG CACAATGAAAAGAGACAAGGAACCTCACAATGAAAAATATCGCGTTGAATATCacataaacaacaacagcacaGATGTTCAGAATATGATGGATGGTTTATCTATGGAGCCAGAGAGGGAGGAGGAAGGCGACAG CTACCGTGAAAGGAAAACTGCCGATCTGTCAATTCGCAACCCAAATGTCGACAAGGAAGTCAGAAATTCAGTGGTCGAAGAATCCAG TTATGAAAAATCCACTGATAACGTTCTATATGTCAG ACTGTTTTAA
- the LOC140940026 gene encoding uncharacterized protein isoform X2 — MSARVAFLALISTTFTTSIWASVAGIKYFMATSGKQNCDSVCASFGLQCAGTGQSFPNSSALSIFESLGITCDTKNDTDYYFYKDQPNYISASPPSKNLQWAGRCTGFKAIPSTIDCYTANNDNVRRLCPCKNASGTKSPTQSAPALNTHGHEIKSSTSGGKVSSAQTRTSQEHSIGNNAPQRKIEYEEEESNSVKRIALFAVTAILAGGLLLCILVLLFLFIWRRHLSTMKRDKEPHNEKYRVEYHINNNSTDVQNMMDGLSMEPEREEEGDSYRERKTADLSIRNPNVDKEVRNSVVEESSYEKSTDNVLYVSGSGEAHIALSKEQTPSDYERLF; from the exons ATGTCTGCAAGGGTAGCATTTCTTGCCTTGATTTCAACGACCTTCACGACCAGCATATGGGCAAGCGTTGCAG GTATCAAGTATTTTATGGCGACAAGTGGGAAACAGAACTGTGACTCAGTTTGCGCCTCCTTTGGTCTTCAATGTGCTGGAACAGGCCAGAGCTTTCCAAACTCATCTGCTTTATCCATATTTGAGTCTTTAGGAATTACCTGTGATACGAAAAACGACACAGATTATTACTTTTACAAAGACCAACCAAACTATATATCTGCATCGCCGCCATCCAAAAATCTGCAATGGGCAGGTAGATGCACTGGATTCAAAGCTATACCCAGTACTATTGACTGTTACACGGCCAATAATGACAACGTCCGTAGACTCTGCCCATGTAAAAACGCTTCAG GAACCAAGTCACCAACGCAGTCGGCTCCAGCACTGAATACACATGGTCATGAGATAAAATCTTCGACCTCAGGAGGAAAAGTATCATCTGCTCAAACCAGAACTTCACAAGAGCATTCAATTGGAAATAATGCCCCTCAGCGTAAAATAGAGTATGAAGAAGAAGAATCTAATAGTGTGAAAAGGATAGCTCTTTTCGCAGTCACCGCTATCTTAGCTGGTGGCTTGTTACTATGTATTTTGGTCCTACTGTTTCTATTCATATGGAGGAGGCATTTAAG CACAATGAAAAGAGACAAGGAACCTCACAATGAAAAATATCGCGTTGAATATCacataaacaacaacagcacaGATGTTCAGAATATGATGGATGGTTTATCTATGGAGCCAGAGAGGGAGGAGGAAGGCGACAG CTACCGTGAAAGGAAAACTGCCGATCTGTCAATTCGCAACCCAAATGTCGACAAGGAAGTCAGAAATTCAGTGGTCGAAGAATCCAG TTATGAAAAATCCACTGATAACGTTCTATATGTCAG TGGTTCCGGTGAAGCACATATTGCCCTGTCTAAAGAACAGACACCATCGGATTACGAAAG ACTGTTTTAA